A region of the Candidatus Zixiibacteriota bacterium genome:
TCCTCGACCACTTTCAAGTTGTTCTTGCCGGCGATCTCTATGATCGGATCCATATCGGCTACCTGACCGTACAGGTGGACCGGGAGGATAACCTTGGTCTTGTCGGTAATGGCAGCCTCGATCAGGTTCGGGTCGATGTTGTACGAGTTGGGATCGATATCGACAAAAACCGGTTTCGCGCCCAGTCGATGAATCACTCCGGCTGTGGCAAAAAACGAAAAATCGGTGGTGATTACCTCATCACCCGGTTCAACTCCGGCCGCACGCAGAGCCACCAGCAGAGCATCGGTGCCGGAGGCCACGCCGATCCCGTAATCGACCTCACAGAGTGAAGCGATTTTTTCTTCCAACTCGGCCACTTCCGGGCCAAGGATAAACTTGCCGTGCGTAAGAACGCGGATAACGGCCTCGTCCAGCTCCGGCTTGAGATATTTGTATTGACGACTTAAGTCCAAAAGAGGTACGGACATTGTATTACTCCTTACTCATCCTTCCAGCCCTGATTGTCCAGAAGCTGTTCTTCGGGGACATCCCGGAAAGGTTTGGCCGGGATGCCGGCAACGATTTTCTTCGGCGTCGTATCGGCAGTCACCAATGCCGCCGCCGCTACCAGCGTATCTTCGCCAATCGTCTTGCCGGGCAGGATCGTGCTGTGAACGCCGAGACGGGCGCCGCGCTTGATCGTCACTCCCTTGAAGTGTTTGAACCGCTCTTCAGTACGACCGACGTAATTGTCGTTGGAGGTGGCCACGCACGGAGCGACGAACACGCGGTCCCCTACTTCGGAGTATGCGGTAATATAGACGTTGGTTTCGAGTTTGACGTATTTGCCGATTTTACAGAAGTTCTCGATGGCGACTCCGCGACCAACGATCGTGAAACGGTCGATAGTGACATTCTCGCGTACGGTCGACAGGTCGGCAATAAGCACCTTGCGACCGATCCCGCAACCGCGATAAATAACGACATTGGTGCCGATAATGCAGTCGCGGTCAATGGTACAAGCGGGAAGCTGTTGGTCTTTGGTTACGGCTGAATTGGCGGCTTTCATCGGATTTTTACCGATGACGGTACCGTCATCGATACGGACATTGTCACCGATCACGCTGTCGTCATGAATCACGACATGGTGCCCGATCACGCAGCCGGTGCCGATCCTGACGTTTTCGCCGACTACACAGAACTCACCCAGACGGGTGTTTGCGCCGATCACGGCGGATGCGGCGATTATCGAAGATGCCATATATACTGCCTCTTTGTCTTCAGGTACTTGTTCGTTCGCGATGCCGCCTAGCTGATCGACACCGGCGCCCCGCCGGCCTCGAGTGACTTCTGGGCCGCATCGAGCACTTTGAGGACTCTGAGTCCTTCTACTCCGTCGGAACGAGGTCGTTCCCGTTTCTCGATACACTGCAGGAAATGCTTGCACTCCTCGGCCAAAGGCTCACTCGCTTTGATCTGCGGTATGATGATGTCGCCGGTCCGGATGGCCAGGTATTCACCGTACGTGTTGTAATCCTGCTTGGTATCGACACCCTTGTCGTAGAGACGGATTTTTTCGGCGGCCTGGGAGTCATCGAACTCCACCATTTTTTTCGAGCCGACCACCACCAGCTTGCGATCCTTATGCGGATCGAGCCAGGAAACATGGATATGAGCCATGGTGCCGTCGCCGAAATGCAGCGTCGTGAAAACCACATCCTCGATCCCCGGCTGGAGATAAGCAGAGCCGGTCGAGGTTACCCGTACCGGATCTTTGCCGAGCAAATAGAGAATGATCGAGATATCGTGCGGTGCGAACGACCAGAGCGCGTTTTCGATATCGCGTACTTTGCCGAGATTGACGCGGCTGGCATATAGATAGTAAATCTTGCCGAGATTGCCGTCGTCAATCTGCTTGCGCAGGTATAGCGTACAAGGATGGTAGACCATGATATGGCCGACCATGACAATACGGTTGGCTTTTTCGGCTGCTTCGACCAGTTTCTCGCCGTCGGTCACGGATAAAACCAGCGGCTTTTCGACAAAAACATCCTTGCCGGCTTCGATCGCAGCCATGGCCATCTCAAAATGGGCGGCCGGCGGCGTGGCGATCACGACCGCTTCGATATCGTCACGTTTAATAATGTCGTTGTAATCGGCTGTAGCATCCACACCGGGATAGGTCGCCTTGACCCATTTTCGTCGACCCTCATCCTGATCACAGGCCAGGACCAGCGAACCACCGCCGAGATTATAGAAGTTCCGCAGGAGGTTCTTGCCCCAGGCGCCCACTCCTGCTATCGCGAGGTTCTTCATAAGCTCAATGCGTCCTTATGGTAAAGATTGTTTCATACGTTTTACGGAAGGCAGCCATCCGAAGAAAGCCGCCAGGAAAATGACCGCTCTCCGATAGTCGTCGGGATGAGACACGCTCAGAGCGGTCAGGTATTCAAAAAAGGCCGCCAGGAGAATCGAAACCACCAGCGAAACGGCAAAAGCCGCCAAGACGATATACGCCCGCTTGGGCCAGCTTTTAACCCGGGGAGCTTCGGCGCGATCGAGAATCGTAATCGTAGGGAGCTCCTCGTTCTCCTGGATCTTGGCCTGTTCATGTTGACTCAGTAAAGTCTGATAGAGGCCTTCGTTAACCTTCACCCGACTGTAAAGTTTTTCGAACTCACCCCGCAGAGCGGGGACGTCGGCAATCGGGAGCGAGAAGAACGAAGAATCGGCGTTGGAGGTTTCGAGTTGTTCGATCTGACCGAGCAACACCTCACGCCGCCGTTTTAAGTCTTTGAGATCGGTATTGTCGGGGCCGTATTTATCGGACATCATCTGAAGACTCAACTCGGTTTCGGCCAGACGGATTTTGAGCTGAATCGCCTGCTCGGTAGCCAGGCGAATTTGTTCATCGAAATCGACCGTCTTATACCGATTCTGGAATTGCTCAAGAGCCGCACGCGAAGAATCCAGCTCGCGCCGAACCTGGTCAAGGCGTTCCTCGATAAAGGAACGGTTTTCCCTGGCGCGGGAAGTTGCAATTTCCCGGTTGACCTTGTCCAGCTGCTCAACCAGGGCATTGACCACACGCGCCGCCAGTTCCGGGTCGCGATCCTCGTAGGTAATTTCCAGCAAGCCCTCTTCGGTTACCTCGTAACCGGAATTATCGAGAAAATTCTTGATCGCTTCATCAGCGTTGCGAGCATCGAGTTGTTCGTAGGAAAGACAGTTAGCGATTACCGGCTCGATGATCCGCCTCGATGACAGCATCCGGGCATAGACATCGGAAGTCGTCACCATCACCGGCAGGTTAAGCCCCTTGGTGACCGAAACCACATCCGACAACAGACTCAATCCGGCGACCGGAAGAGAAGTATCCTTGGGAGGCAACAGCAGCGACCTGGCTTTGTAGTATTTGGGGAGAACCAACGATACCGCCAGCGCCGCCAAGGTGACCACGATTACGGTCGTCAGAATGAACCGCTTGCGGCGAGCGAGCACTTCCAGCAAACGCCAGAGATTAGTAGTGCCTTCCTGGCTCATCGATACTCCTCTTTCACCTGAACCACCAATTCATCGCCGTCGTGGACCAGAACACCGGGTGAGATGGTGGATGTCACCCGTGCTACCCGGTTAAGGACATTGATTCGATTCCGGTCGGCCCGGGGCAAAAAATCTCCTGCGGCGGTGATATAAAAGGCGGCATCCTTACCAGCGACATAAGGAAATCTTCCGGGATTAAGAACTTCACCGGAGACCTTGACAAACCCGACGTTGAACGGCACGAACACTGAGTCATCGGGCATGAGTTTCATCTCCAGAATACCTGAAGATCCCATATAGGCGCTGGTGACCGGGTAGCGGGTACGAGTTATTCTTCCCCATTCATCGACCCCGGCACGCCGAAATACCGTCAATTGATCGCGGTTGGCATCGGTCATCATACCACCGGCCTGCTCGATCAATTTCCCCACCGTCGAGCCTTCCGCGTAGTCGAACCTGCCCGTTTGATTCACGGCGCCGTAGATAGTAAGCATCGGGTGCAACTCAGCCACGGCAGGAATCTCGATCACCGTGCCGGGACTGACGCGGTCATTAGTGCTCGAACCGGAACCGTTGGCGATTATCCTTACCCGACTGCTGTCGGCGCTGCTACGAAAACCTCCCGCAAGAGTAATCAACTGAGTCAGATCATCACCCGGTAGAAGTTCGATTTCACGCGGGCGGTTGACTTCGCCAACCACCTGAACTCGATCGGAGGATTTATCCGGGACGAGAATCGCATCGCCGGCATAGAGGCAGGGATTGAGGCTGTTGTCACCGGCATAGCGAGCCAGATCAAGGTCGACATGGACAGGAACAGGCCCACCCGACAAAATGATATTGCGGCTCGAAGCACCCCAGGCAAGTCCGCCGGCCATTTCAATGGCCTCGGACACACGCTGTGAAGTGAACAGCTTGTAAAGCCCCGGTTTGTCTACGGCGCCGGTTACCGTGACGGCAATCAGCACCGGATCGGAGACGGCAACAGTAATCTGTTCAGCGTTGAATTGCCGTTTTAACTCCGGTATCAATAGCGCCCGGGCTTGAGATAAGGTTTTGCCGCCCAGATCAATTACGCCGAGACTCTGGTGTACGATAGCTCCGTCGGGTCCTACCTCGAGGTCAATCTCCCCGAGTTTGGTCCGGATAAAAGTCAC
Encoded here:
- a CDS encoding N-acetyltransferase encodes the protein MASSIIAASAVIGANTRLGEFCVVGENVRIGTGCVIGHHVVIHDDSVIGDNVRIDDGTVIGKNPMKAANSAVTKDQQLPACTIDRDCIIGTNVVIYRGCGIGRKVLIADLSTVRENVTIDRFTIVGRGVAIENFCKIGKYVKLETNVYITAYSEVGDRVFVAPCVATSNDNYVGRTEERFKHFKGVTIKRGARLGVHSTILPGKTIGEDTLVAAAALVTADTTPKKIVAGIPAKPFRDVPEEQLLDNQGWKDE
- a CDS encoding Gfo/Idh/MocA family oxidoreductase; the protein is MKNLAIAGVGAWGKNLLRNFYNLGGGSLVLACDQDEGRRKWVKATYPGVDATADYNDIIKRDDIEAVVIATPPAAHFEMAMAAIEAGKDVFVEKPLVLSVTDGEKLVEAAEKANRIVMVGHIMVYHPCTLYLRKQIDDGNLGKIYYLYASRVNLGKVRDIENALWSFAPHDISIILYLLGKDPVRVTSTGSAYLQPGIEDVVFTTLHFGDGTMAHIHVSWLDPHKDRKLVVVGSKKMVEFDDSQAAEKIRLYDKGVDTKQDYNTYGEYLAIRTGDIIIPQIKASEPLAEECKHFLQCIEKRERPRSDGVEGLRVLKVLDAAQKSLEAGGAPVSIS
- a CDS encoding Wzz/FepE/Etk N-terminal domain-containing protein, yielding MSQEGTTNLWRLLEVLARRKRFILTTVIVVTLAALAVSLVLPKYYKARSLLLPPKDTSLPVAGLSLLSDVVSVTKGLNLPVMVTTSDVYARMLSSRRIIEPVIANCLSYEQLDARNADEAIKNFLDNSGYEVTEEGLLEITYEDRDPELAARVVNALVEQLDKVNREIATSRARENRSFIEERLDQVRRELDSSRAALEQFQNRYKTVDFDEQIRLATEQAIQLKIRLAETELSLQMMSDKYGPDNTDLKDLKRRREVLLGQIEQLETSNADSSFFSLPIADVPALRGEFEKLYSRVKVNEGLYQTLLSQHEQAKIQENEELPTITILDRAEAPRVKSWPKRAYIVLAAFAVSLVVSILLAAFFEYLTALSVSHPDDYRRAVIFLAAFFGWLPSVKRMKQSLP
- a CDS encoding SLBB domain-containing protein, with protein sequence MGADDSLAGTWMENYRYYDEPIDPDLYLIRPGEKLTVTFIRTKLGEIDLEVGPDGAIVHQSLGVIDLGGKTLSQARALLIPELKRQFNAEQITVAVSDPVLIAVTVTGAVDKPGLYKLFTSQRVSEAIEMAGGLAWGASSRNIILSGGPVPVHVDLDLARYAGDNSLNPCLYAGDAILVPDKSSDRVQVVGEVNRPREIELLPGDDLTQLITLAGGFRSSADSSRVRIIANGSGSSTNDRVSPGTVIEIPAVAELHPMLTIYGAVNQTGRFDYAEGSTVGKLIEQAGGMMTDANRDQLTVFRRAGVDEWGRITRTRYPVTSAYMGSSGILEMKLMPDDSVFVPFNVGFVKVSGEVLNPGRFPYVAGKDAAFYITAAGDFLPRADRNRINVLNRVARVTSTISPGVLVHDGDELVVQVKEEYR